The following proteins come from a genomic window of Proteiniphilum propionicum:
- a CDS encoding type I restriction-modification system subunit M codes for MNNFKEKADLIWRVADLLRGDYKQSDYGKVILPMTVIRRLDCVLEPTKQKVLDYLPKVQTLNEVIIEKTLNKVAGFNFHNRSPFNFDKLIADPNNISLNLRAYINGFSESAREILEYFNFDVQIDLMDDPSTDLLFRVVKSFQEIDLSDMESMEMGYVFEDLIRRFSEQSNETAGEHFTPREVIRLMVNILFIEDRDILTQDGIVRTLYDPACGTGGMLSVGEQYVKELNPDADLKVFGQEINSESFAICKSDMLIKGQNPSNIKFGNTFTVDGLKEEEFDYMLSNPPFGVDWKKAEKIIKSEANSKGFDGRFGAGLPRINDGALLFLQHMISKMKKEGSRIAIVFNGSPLFTGAAESGESNIRRWIIENDWLEAIIALPDQLFYNTGISTYIWIVTNKKSKERKGYIQLINATGTKDEELLKEGKIEFNRFWQKMDRSLGNKRKKIAENGNEKGIGFITDLYGNFEENEFVKILPNEYFGYWRVTVERPLKDEKGKVIKTKGKPKPDTSLRDYENIPFLKKEANGKLVPQTIEEYFEAEVKPHLPEAWIDESKTKTGYEINFTKYFYEFKPLRSLSEIKADILELEERTFGRAHKVLEI; via the coding sequence ATGAACAATTTTAAAGAAAAAGCCGATCTGATATGGCGGGTGGCTGATCTCCTCAGAGGCGACTATAAGCAGTCGGACTATGGAAAAGTAATACTTCCAATGACCGTAATCAGGCGACTGGATTGTGTCCTTGAACCTACAAAACAGAAAGTATTAGATTATCTTCCTAAAGTACAAACACTTAATGAAGTAATTATAGAGAAGACACTGAACAAAGTTGCAGGCTTCAACTTCCATAACAGAAGTCCTTTTAATTTTGACAAGCTGATAGCCGATCCAAATAATATTTCTTTAAATTTAAGAGCATATATAAATGGCTTTTCTGAAAGCGCGCGTGAAATACTCGAGTATTTCAACTTTGATGTTCAGATAGACCTAATGGATGATCCAAGCACAGATCTTCTCTTCAGAGTCGTTAAATCCTTTCAGGAGATCGATCTTTCTGATATGGAGTCAATGGAAATGGGTTACGTGTTTGAAGACCTGATAAGAAGATTCTCCGAGCAATCTAATGAAACAGCCGGAGAACACTTTACACCGAGAGAGGTGATAAGATTGATGGTTAATATCCTATTTATCGAGGACAGAGACATCTTAACACAGGATGGAATTGTAAGAACTCTTTACGATCCGGCATGTGGTACAGGAGGAATGCTTTCAGTTGGAGAACAGTACGTGAAAGAGCTAAACCCTGATGCTGATCTAAAAGTATTCGGACAGGAGATAAACTCTGAGTCTTTTGCTATCTGTAAATCTGATATGCTTATCAAAGGTCAGAACCCAAGCAATATTAAGTTTGGAAACACTTTTACTGTAGATGGTCTGAAAGAAGAAGAGTTTGATTACATGTTATCAAACCCACCATTTGGAGTAGACTGGAAAAAAGCTGAAAAAATAATTAAGTCTGAAGCAAACAGCAAAGGATTTGATGGCAGATTTGGTGCAGGACTACCCAGAATAAACGATGGTGCATTACTATTCCTGCAACACATGATCTCCAAGATGAAAAAAGAGGGTAGTAGAATAGCTATAGTATTCAACGGATCACCTCTTTTCACCGGTGCAGCAGAAAGTGGAGAAAGCAATATTCGCAGATGGATAATCGAGAACGACTGGCTGGAAGCTATCATTGCCCTACCCGATCAGTTGTTTTACAATACAGGTATCAGCACCTATATTTGGATAGTTACCAACAAAAAGAGCAAAGAACGTAAAGGGTATATCCAGCTAATTAATGCAACCGGCACCAAGGACGAAGAACTATTAAAAGAAGGCAAAATTGAATTCAACCGTTTTTGGCAGAAGATGGACAGGAGCCTTGGTAATAAGCGCAAGAAGATAGCCGAAAACGGTAATGAAAAAGGCATTGGATTTATTACTGATCTTTATGGTAATTTCGAAGAGAATGAGTTTGTGAAAATCCTGCCAAATGAATACTTCGGATATTGGCGAGTAACTGTTGAACGGCCTTTGAAGGATGAAAAAGGAAAAGTAATCAAAACTAAGGGTAAGCCAAAACCAGATACATCACTCAGAGATTACGAAAATATACCATTCCTGAAAAAGGAAGCTAACGGCAAACTTGTTCCTCAAACTATAGAAGAGTATTTTGAAGCAGAAGTAAAGCCTCATCTGCCAGAAGCATGGATTGACGAAAGTAAAACCAAAACAGGTTACGAAATCAATTTCACAAAGTATTTCTATGAGTTCAAGCCATTAAGATCTCTATCAGAGATAAAAGCTGATATTCTGGAATTAGAAGAAAGAACGTTTGGCAGGGCGCATAAGGTATTGGAGATATGA
- a CDS encoding IS3 family transposase — MEEYGISISRACKLMEIHRSYFYYTEKKDDTEVEEAIRAAAEFGDGFWKIYSRLRREGKGWNHKKVYRVYKAMHYEKRSRLKKRLPARVKNPLVMPEEPNITWSIDFISDRIECGRQFRVLNIIDDACKIAVAQEISMSMPAKRVIKVLEKVIWLNGKPKNIRCDNGPEFIAQVFKDWCKGNEINIIYIQPGKPTQNGYIERFNGSYRRAVLDRYIFRNISEVRELTEAWRKDYNEERPHESLDNMTPFEYREELIKRKEAV, encoded by the coding sequence GTGGAAGAATATGGTATAAGCATCTCTCGGGCGTGCAAGCTGATGGAGATCCATCGCTCCTACTTCTACTATACAGAGAAGAAAGATGATACCGAAGTAGAAGAAGCAATCCGTGCTGCCGCCGAGTTCGGTGATGGCTTCTGGAAGATTTATTCAAGACTGAGACGTGAGGGTAAGGGATGGAACCACAAGAAGGTTTACAGGGTGTACAAGGCAATGCACTATGAGAAACGAAGCCGATTGAAGAAACGTCTGCCTGCAAGGGTTAAAAACCCTCTGGTTATGCCTGAAGAGCCCAATATTACCTGGTCTATTGATTTTATCAGTGACAGGATTGAGTGCGGAAGACAGTTCCGTGTTCTTAACATCATAGATGATGCCTGCAAGATTGCCGTGGCGCAGGAGATATCGATGTCCATGCCGGCAAAACGGGTCATTAAAGTTCTGGAAAAGGTCATATGGCTGAATGGCAAACCAAAGAACATACGCTGCGACAATGGCCCTGAGTTTATCGCTCAGGTGTTCAAAGATTGGTGCAAAGGCAATGAGATTAACATCATTTATATTCAGCCTGGCAAACCCACTCAGAACGGTTACATTGAACGCTTCAACGGAAGCTACAGAAGAGCTGTTCTTGATAGATATATTTTCCGCAACATATCTGAAGTCAGGGAACTGACCGAAGCCTGGCGGAAAGACTACAACGAAGAACGGCCCCATGAGTCGTTGGACAACATGACGCCCTTTGAATATAGGGAAGAACTGATAAAAAGAAAGGAAGCAGTATGA